The window ATGGCAAAGGCGGCAACATCAGAGAGGAGATGAGCTGCGTCGGTAAGTATAGCCAAGCTGTTAGCTTTGATCCCACCAAAGACTTCAACAGTCATGAAGAGAAGACATAGCACCACAGCGATGCAGAGCTTTCTCATGGAGGCAGTGCGTTCCTCGGCGTCACCAGAGGCATTGTTGAGATGACAAGGTGTTTCTCCACAGACTTTAACTGAACCAAGCGTTGTTGTTCTCTGTTCTTCATCAGATTTTGATGCATTGACCTCGATGATGTGACTATGTTGGGGGCTTGAAGGCTCCATCTGAAAAGGTTTCCAAGTAAGAATGAGACAAGAACTACAGAAGACAAAGCTATAAGACCATATATTGATCAGTTACCTCTGTAATAAGAATGCGAGTGAAGCACAATAGGTTTCCGAATCtgtttatacaaaaaaaaaaaaaagaaactttagCATCCACAAAGATTAAGTAAGAGGTTCAAGGACATGTATGCCACTACTAATCTAAGTAGTAGAAGGAGCAAGAGGTTCTTCTAGAACAACAACACACAAACGAAAAGATTAATAGTATATAAAAACTATAGTCAATGGTTACAGAGTATATAATAATCATCATAACCAGAGTCAAAAacccaatatttttttattaaaaaaaacacaatttaaaCCCACACATACAAAAAATACTGATTCAAGTTTTGACCTCAaataatgattaaaaaaaaaggtataaaGACAGAATGGAAGCGTCATAATCAGACCAACTCCAGATGTCACAATCAGACCAAGTCCAGAATCTAGCAACCCTAACAAAATGCTTTATAAGACCGAATCAAAGTTTTAAAGTATAATAATAGTAATCAGACTAGTGTAATTCCAGATATAATTGAAGCAGCAAAGCCTAAAGAGCttaccagaagaagaagagagaggagGATGAAGGTACTTGGTTGAAAATATTCACCATTGATTCGAAAACCCTTTAGATTCACTTTTGCCTGTAGCTCAGATAAAGGAGGAGCctttttatagagaaaaagGATCGGCCGCCACCGATGGTCACGAGATTCCACCTAACCCTTTTTCTTCTTGggtccttttcttttctttctcttatCTCCAAATCTCTGTGGTTCCCCTCTTTGACGGTCAAAGTAAGATACACGTGGCCCAACACTACTGAACCCGTCTTATGTAAACCGGGAGTGAGTGATTGAAGGGGAAGATACCTAATAACCGGTTTAGTTTAAGTAATTCGCGGGTTTTTACGGTTAGGATaggaactctctctctcttttgcgACATTTTCTTCAATACTTACACATCTTTCTTAAGCTTTAGAGCGGTGTTTTTAAACCGGACCAAAAACTGTAACAGAAATGTTATGAATCACGGTTCAATATGGTTCGACGGATCAGACATGATTTAATAATctggtttaatatatttttaatgtataaattttaaaaatagtgttAGTAAAGTAtgatacataaataaaatataaataaatttaaaacgtaaaatattataatttaaattagttttatgtttataccggtgatttataaaattttgatagtTTTTATCTGTTTAATAAGTCTAAGATCAAATTCGGCTACGTGATCAGTTCATGGTCGAACTATTTATTAGACCCAATTCAACTATATAACCGGTTCATAGTTAAACCAATTCAACCATCAGATTGGTCAAGTTTAAAAAAACATTGCTAGTATGAAAACTAAACTGAAAAATGCTTAATTTtgaaagataataataataatattatggatCAGAAAAACTTGAATTATAGGACTAACGTAGCTACTTTTGATCATTCGCAGAATAAATACAAAGGCCAAAGGGTGAACATTTACCCCAGTTTCTCAGATCAGCTGAGAAGAAGAAACACACTCAAGTAAGTACAAAAAGCCAAACTAGATATATAGGTATAACAACAAAAGAAACTGACAAAAAGCTTCaggcttttattttatttagacgCATCTGAGTTCATCACTGCACGCACGAACTGGCCTTTCACTCGTGGACGCTGCTCTGCTAGCTTCTTCCTGCTCTGATACCTTACCTTTTTGTCAAAGCATCGATCTTTCCTCTTCAACCGAAACTTCATCAACGCAGCTTCTCTCTGACTCCGACGTTGCTCTACACTCAGACCACAACCTTCTTCTTCCTGTTCCTTTGCTTTCACATCATTGGTGCTTTCAGAACCAACTTGGTTACGGAAGCTTAACTCATTTTGTCCGCTTAAACTCGATGACCCCATGTTCTCGTGGTTGCTGCTCGTTGTAGCGCTTCCGTAATCAAATCTTAGCTTCTCATGTGATTCACTTGGTGTCTTGGGCTCACCTGAGCTACTCGGCTCCACACCAACCTCTCCCTTCTCTGCTGCCTGGCTGTTCTCATATCTACAAGTTAATGTAATGCCTACTGATTCATCGGAGAGGCTAAGCTTTTGTTGCTTGGTGGTTTGATCTTGCTTCTCGAAACTTCCAGAGCAAGATCTTTTCAGAGAAAGTCCAAGCTCCGGACCAACATACTCATCACGAGTGTTGTCTCCGTAGAAACACTCAGCCCGTTTGTCAATTCCACCGATCAAATCCATTGTCACATCCTCCATTAGCTTATTGTTACCGTAGCAGCTTGTTGTAGCCTGAGCACCACTTCCTTGATCAGAATGATCTGCACTAGTTTCATCACTATCTTCAAGGTTCTGCTGTGAAGCTGGTAAGCTAAGACCGTGACCATTGTGACCATCACGCACCTGATTATTCATAACCCAAAACACACAATAATAAGTCTTCCAAACTTTTAGAAACCAGACAAAATTAGAAACATAACTAAAAAAACAACTTACAGCAAGTCTTCTCCACACATGTTGCCATAGATTCTTCAACTCGTTCTTCCTCATTGGCTTAATCAGATAATCAGCAGCGCCTTTAAGCATACACTTCAACACCATCGTCATCGAATCTTCCGACGACATcactaaaaaacaaaaaaaaacatcaga is drawn from Brassica rapa cultivar Chiifu-401-42 chromosome A05, CAAS_Brap_v3.01, whole genome shotgun sequence and contains these coding sequences:
- the LOC103866432 gene encoding two-component response regulator-like APRR9 isoform X1, with the protein product MAETMVSRIKSPEVVQWEKYLPKTVLKVLLVESDDSTRQIITALLQKCSYKVVAVSDGLAAWETLKEKSNEIDLILTELDLPAISGFALLALVMEHEACKNIPVISTMVIPSMMSSEDSMTMVLKCMLKGAADYLIKPMRKNELKNLWQHVWRRLAVRDGHNGHGLSLPASQQNLEDSDETSADHSDQGSGAQATTSCYGNNKLMEDVTMDLIGGIDKRAECFYGDNTRDEYVGPELGLSLKRSCSGSFEKQDQTTKQQKLSLSDESVGITLTCRYENSQAAEKGEVGVEPSSSGEPKTPSESHEKLRFDYGSATTSSNHENMGSSSLSGQNELSFRNQVGSESTNDVKAKEQEEEGCGLSVEQRRSQREAALMKFRLKRKDRCFDKKVRYQSRKKLAEQRPRVKGQFVRAVMNSDASK
- the LOC103866432 gene encoding two-component response regulator-like APRR9 isoform X2, with product MSSEDSMTMVLKCMLKGAADYLIKPMRKNELKNLWQHVWRRLAVRDGHNGHGLSLPASQQNLEDSDETSADHSDQGSGAQATTSCYGNNKLMEDVTMDLIGGIDKRAECFYGDNTRDEYVGPELGLSLKRSCSGSFEKQDQTTKQQKLSLSDESVGITLTCRYENSQAAEKGEVGVEPSSSGEPKTPSESHEKLRFDYGSATTSSNHENMGSSSLSGQNELSFRNQVGSESTNDVKAKEQEEEGCGLSVEQRRSQREAALMKFRLKRKDRCFDKKVRYQSRKKLAEQRPRVKGQFVRAVMNSDASK
- the LOC103866432 gene encoding two-component response regulator-like APRR9 — protein: MAETMVSRIKSPEVVQWEKYLPKTVLKVLLVESDDSTRQIITALLQKCSYKVVAVSDGLAAWETLKEKSNEIDLILTELDLPAISGFALLALVMEHEACKNIPVIMMSSEDSMTMVLKCMLKGAADYLIKPMRKNELKNLWQHVWRRLAVRDGHNGHGLSLPASQQNLEDSDETSADHSDQGSGAQATTSCYGNNKLMEDVTMDLIGGIDKRAECFYGDNTRDEYVGPELGLSLKRSCSGSFEKQDQTTKQQKLSLSDESVGITLTCRYENSQAAEKGEVGVEPSSSGEPKTPSESHEKLRFDYGSATTSSNHENMGSSSLSGQNELSFRNQVGSESTNDVKAKEQEEEGCGLSVEQRRSQREAALMKFRLKRKDRCFDKKVRYQSRKKLAEQRPRVKGQFVRAVMNSDASK